Proteins encoded in a region of the Pelmatolapia mariae isolate MD_Pm_ZW linkage group LG6, Pm_UMD_F_2, whole genome shotgun sequence genome:
- the trim2a gene encoding tripartite motif-containing protein 2, whose protein sequence is MASEGSTIPSPVVRQIDKQFLICSICLDRYENPKVLPCLHTFCERCLQNYIPAHSLTLSCPVCRQTSILPEKGVAALQNNFFITNLMDVLQRAPGSCSQEAAALNNITTVATGQLLSCPNHGGSVMEFYCPPCETAMCQECTSGEHGEHPTVPLKDVVEQHKASLHHQLDAVKKRLPEIDSALQTLSEILQQLTNQKSAIEDDIHATFDELQKTLNVRKSVLLMELEVNYGLKQKVLQAQLDTLLQGQEGITSSCNFTEQALSQGTEAEVLLVKKQMGERLVELASQELPLQPGENNQLDFLVETEGLKKSIHNLGTIVTTNAVASETVATGEGLRHCVVGVPTSITITTKDKDGELCKMGNAVIAAEMFSPDGSKCDGDVLDNKNGTYEYLFTAPKEGACTLSLRLYDQHIKGSPFKIKATKSIDVSPTSDGVKKRLKSPGSGHVKQKAIKRPASMYSTGRRKENPIEDDLIFRIGTKGRNKGEFTNLQGVAASSQGKVLIADSNNQCVQIFSNDGQFRSRFGIRGRTPGQLQRPTGVAVHPNGDIIIADYDNKWVSIFSSEGKFKNKIGSGKLMGPKGVSVDRNGHIIVVDNKSCCVFIFQVNGKLVTKFGNRGNGDRQFAGPHFAAVNSNNEIIVTDFHNHSVKVFNTEGEFLLKFGSNGEGNGQFNAPTGVAVDVNGNIIVADWGNSRIQVFDGSGSFLSYINTSADPLYGPQGLALTSDGHVVVADSGNHCFKVYRYLQ, encoded by the exons ATGGCCAGTGAAGGCTCCACTATCCCCAGTCCTGTCGTCCGCCAAATTGACAAGCAGTTCTTGATCTGCAGCATATGTCTGGACCGCTACGAGAACCCCAAAGTCCTGCCCTGCCTGCACACCTTCTGTGAGCG GTGCCTGCAGAATTATATCCCGGCCCACAGCCTCACACTGTCGTGCCCTGTGTGCCGCCAGACCTCAATCCTGCCGGAGAAGGGTGTGGCGGCGTTGCAGAATAACTTCTTCATCACCAACCTGATGGACGTGCTGCAGCGGGCGCCGGGCAGCTGCAGCCAAGAGGCCGCCGCTCTCAACAACATCACCACTGTGGCTACAGGCCAGCTACTCTCCTGCCCAAACCATGGAGGCAGC GTGATGGAGTTTTACTGTCCTCCGTGTGAGACAGCCATGTGTCAGGAGTGCACGAGCGGCGAACACGGAGAGCACCCGACCGTGCCTCTTAAAGACGTAGTGGAACAGCACAAGGCTTCATTGCACCACCAGCTAGATGCTGTCAAGAAGAG GTTACCAGAGATCGACTCAGCCCTGCAGACGCTGTCAGAGATTCTTCAGCAGCTGACCAATCAGAAGAGCGCCATCGAGGACGACATCCACGCGACCTTCGATGAGCTGCAGAAGACCCTCAATGTCCGCAAGAGCGTTCTACTCATGGAGCTGGAGGTCAACTATGGCCTCAAGCAGAAG GTGCTCCAAGCCCAGCTGGACACCCTGCTGCAGGGCCAAGAGGGCATCACCAGTAGCTGCAACTTCACGGAGCAGGCCTTGAGCCAGGGCACCGAGGCCGAGGTGCTGCTGGTGAAGAAGCAGATGGGCGAGCGTCTCGTCGAGCTGGCCAGCCAGGAGCTTCCGCTGCAGCCCGGAGAGAACAACCAGCTGGACTTCCTCGTGGAAACGGAAGGACTAAAAAAGTCCATCCACAACCTGGGCACTATTGTGACCACCAACGCCGTGGCCTCCGAGACTGTGGCGACAGGCGAGGGGCTGCGGCATTGTGTGGTAGGCGTGCCCACCTCCATCACCATCACTACTAAGGACAAAGATGGAGAGCTGTGCAAGATGGGCAACGCAGTCATCGCCGCTGAAATGTTTTCGCCTGACGGCAGCAAGTGTGACGGAGACGTGCTCGACAACAAGAACGGCACTTATGAGTACCTGTTCACAGCTCCTAAAGAGGGCGCGTGTACTTTATCTCTGCGCTTATATGACCAACACATCAAAGGGAGCCCCTTTAAGATAAAGGCCACCAAATCCATTGACGTGTCACCGACTTCAGACGGCGTTAAGAAGAGGCTCAAGTCTCCGGGCAGCGGACACGTCAAGCAGAAGGCCATCAAGAGGCCGGCCAGTATGTACAGCAcagggaggaggaaagagaATCCCATTGAGGACGACCTTATCTTCAGAATCG GCACAAAGGGAAGAAACAAAGGGGAGTTCACAAACCTGCAGGGAGTGGCTGCCTCCTCTCAGGGGAAGGTGCTGATAGCAGACAGCAACAACCAGTGTGTGCAG ATTTTCTCCAACGATGGCCAGTTCAGAAGTCGTTTCGGCATCCGGGGCAGGACTCCGGGTCAGCTGCAGCGGCCGACAGGTGTGGCCGTGCACCCCAACGGCGACATCATCATCGCGGACTATGACAACAAATGGGTCAGCATCTTTTCGAGCGAGGGCAAGTTTAAG AACAAGATCGGCTCGGGGAAGCTGATGGGTCCTAAAGGCGTGTCGGTGGACAGAAACGGCCACATCATCGTGGTGGACAACAAGTCCTGCTGCGTCTTCATCTTCCAGGTCAACGGCAAGCTGGTCACCAAGTTTGGTAACCGTGGCAACGGTGACAGGCAGTTTGCAG GCCCTCACTTTGCTGCTGTCAACAGCAACAACGAGATCATTGTGACAGATTTCCACAACCACTCAGTCAAG GTGTTCAATACAGAAGGAGAATTCTTGCTGAAATTTGGCTCCAATGGTGAAGGCAATGGCCAGTTCAACGCCCCCACAGGAGTGGCGGTGGACGTCAATGGAAACATCATAGTAGCCGACTGGGGCAACAGCAGGATACAG gtGTTTGATGGCAGCGGTTCATTCCTCTCTTACATCAACACATCAGCGGACCCCCTCTACGGCCCGCAGGGACTGGCGCTCACTTCAGACGGACACGTCGTGGTCGCCGATTCTGGCAACCACTGCTTCAAAGTCTACCGCTACCTGCAGTAG